The Sporomusa termitida genome has a window encoding:
- a CDS encoding collagen-like protein, whose protein sequence is MADIIQLRRDTEANWTAVNPVLAQGEIGIAIDLVPPKMKIGNGINVWNAIDYFAGGTASSLADLTDVDLATPPTASQVLVYDATTETWKAGTVSGGGGVGISSAVVNENGDLIITLTDSTTINAGHVVGEQGPPGDTGATGADGAQGSPGTPGADGKSAYQIWLDNGNTGTEEDFLAALKGEPGDGGAVDYIDLTTAPADGEILVYDGTSGKFKPNNILIGLEAALAAINGV, encoded by the coding sequence GTGGCTGATATTATACAACTAAGGCGCGATACGGAGGCAAATTGGACTGCGGTTAATCCCGTATTGGCGCAGGGTGAGATAGGGATTGCCATAGACTTAGTACCACCTAAAATGAAGATAGGTAACGGTATTAACGTTTGGAATGCTATTGATTATTTTGCGGGTGGCACGGCTTCCAGTCTAGCTGATTTGACTGATGTTGATCTTGCAACGCCACCGACTGCCAGTCAAGTACTGGTTTATGACGCCACGACAGAAACCTGGAAAGCGGGAACGGTATCCGGTGGCGGCGGTGTCGGGATATCCAGCGCAGTGGTGAACGAGAATGGTGATCTGATCATCACGCTGACGGACAGCACGACGATTAATGCCGGACATGTGGTAGGCGAGCAGGGGCCGCCGGGGGATACTGGTGCAACTGGTGCCGATGGTGCGCAGGGCTCCCCTGGTACTCCCGGTGCGGACGGTAAAAGCGCCTATCAAATCTGGCTGGATAACGGAAATACCGGCACAGAGGAGGATTTTTTGGCCGCACTGAAAGGCGAACCGGGTGATGGTGGCGCAGTTGATTATATTGATTTAACTACAGCGCCGGCTGACGGTGAGATTCTTGTGTATGACGGTACGTCTGGCAAGTTTAAGCCTAATAACATTTTAATTGGCCTGGAGGCTGCTCTGGCCGCTATAAACGGAGTGTGA